The Candidatus Alcyoniella australis genome has a segment encoding these proteins:
- a CDS encoding AAA family ATPase: MSQRDLEAESIYEYYSPVQQGHEEIIEALRHQLARVSENVLGREEIIEQFTFALLTRNHQLMLGRTGIAKSLLATEIFRIFDPRGVTTFMIKASVEDTKDNYFGPIDIPRYRNTGQKVRRTEKSVLEAHFAFIDEIFDTNEQILRDIMLLLSDGKLLEGSQSYKGRLHTVIAASNYLRMNEVTEAVIDRFFFRANIPHETETLTQYKIDRSYERGQSSGLYPGNLSIEEINYLSSIVKGVSEDVVIELPSDMLYVKNIVIRSFVDTMRKTDPEFYISPRRQAKVIDLLRASALLAGRNVVEEPDLEKMYMGLCTLNSENGETEVFRKTVRNTLQFLSADQTVREQITFLSGVLNGIDEFKRNPRQGVVNLSKFAPPRRRWRHDFLRIVRKPEDQMVFKLETLAQKVNEIKTSTLYVDELKNGCLHELQKLRRIDS; the protein is encoded by the coding sequence ATGTCCCAACGAGACCTCGAAGCCGAATCGATCTACGAATATTATTCGCCGGTACAGCAGGGACACGAGGAGATCATCGAGGCCCTGCGGCACCAGTTGGCGCGGGTATCCGAGAACGTGCTGGGCCGCGAGGAGATCATCGAGCAGTTCACCTTTGCGCTGCTGACGCGCAACCACCAACTGATGTTGGGCCGCACGGGTATCGCCAAGTCGCTGCTGGCCACCGAGATTTTCCGCATCTTCGACCCGCGCGGCGTGACGACCTTCATGATCAAGGCCTCGGTCGAGGACACCAAGGACAACTACTTCGGCCCGATCGACATCCCGCGCTACCGCAACACCGGCCAAAAGGTGCGGCGCACCGAGAAGTCGGTGCTTGAGGCGCACTTCGCGTTCATCGACGAGATCTTCGACACCAACGAACAGATCCTGCGCGACATCATGCTGCTGCTCTCCGACGGCAAGCTGCTCGAGGGTTCCCAGAGCTACAAGGGCCGGCTGCATACGGTGATCGCGGCCTCCAACTATCTACGGATGAACGAGGTCACCGAGGCGGTGATCGACCGCTTCTTCTTCCGCGCCAACATTCCCCACGAGACCGAGACCCTGACCCAGTACAAGATCGACCGCTCCTACGAGCGCGGCCAGTCCAGCGGGCTGTACCCGGGCAACCTGAGCATCGAGGAGATCAACTACTTAAGCTCGATCGTCAAGGGCGTGAGCGAAGACGTGGTGATCGAACTGCCCAGCGATATGCTCTACGTCAAGAACATCGTGATCCGTTCGTTCGTCGACACGATGCGCAAGACCGACCCCGAGTTCTACATCTCCCCGCGGCGCCAGGCCAAGGTGATCGACCTGCTGCGCGCCAGCGCGCTGCTCGCCGGCCGCAACGTGGTCGAGGAGCCCGACCTGGAGAAGATGTACATGGGCCTGTGCACGCTGAACTCCGAGAACGGCGAGACCGAGGTCTTCCGCAAGACCGTGCGCAACACCCTGCAGTTCCTCAGCGCCGACCAGACCGTGCGCGAGCAGATCACCTTCCTCTCCGGGGTGCTCAACGGCATCGACGAGTTCAAGCGCAATCCGCGTCAGGGCGTGGTCAACCTCAGCAAGTTCGCACCGCCGCGTCGCCGCTGGCGCCACGACTTCCTGCGCATCGTGCGCAAGCCCGAAGATCAGATGGTCTTCAAGCTCGAAACGCTGGCCCAGAAGGTCAACGAGATCAAGACCTCGACGCTCTACGTGGACGAGCTGAAGAACGGCTGCCTGCACGAGCTGCAGAAGCTGCGCCGCATCGACTCCTAA